In Parageobacillus sp. KH3-4, the genomic window GGGAATCATGAACCGTTAGAAATAATCTATCTAAGCGATCGAAGCGAATTGAGTCAAAGAGTTATGTTATTATTCTGGAGTTTGTAGGAGATAAATATATTAGAAATTTTTGTAAATTAAGAAAACAGTGGCGGATCTTTCAATGAGCAACATTCTATATGCGCGTTTGGCCAGAAAATGGGTGAGCTAAAAAAGTATCAATCGCTATCGTGTATTTCTGCAGTTTAGCAGGAATTTTTTTATCTAATTTAAAGGAATAATTTATCACCCTATTGAATAATTGGTATAGACGTCGTGAATAGGGGGGGAGAAAATGGGACTATTAGACGGATTAATGGGTAATGCCACCAAAGCAGATATTAATGAAGTGGAGAAGGAATTGGAAGCCATCATTACAGAAAATGAAAAGGTTGAGTTAGCTTTCAAATTAGTTAGAGACCTTATTGTTTTTACAAACACACGGCTTATATTAATCGATAAACAAGGAATGACTGGTAAAAAGGTCGAATATCTTTCTATTCCTTATAAAAGTATCTCCCGTTTTAGCATAGAAACAGCAGGACATTTTGATCTTGATGCAGAACTAAAAATTTGGATTTCAAGTGCAATAGAACCAACTATTTCAAAACAATTTAGAAAAGATAAAAGTATTTATGATATTCAAAAAGCTCTCGCTTCATATGTAGCCAAACCATAGAATAGATATAAGCCTACTCACAACGAGTAGGCTCTTCGTTTACGACTGTTCATGACGA contains:
- a CDS encoding PH domain-containing protein produces the protein MGLLDGLMGNATKADINEVEKELEAIITENEKVELAFKLVRDLIVFTNTRLILIDKQGMTGKKVEYLSIPYKSISRFSIETAGHFDLDAELKIWISSAIEPTISKQFRKDKSIYDIQKALASYVAKP